One Papaver somniferum cultivar HN1 chromosome 10, ASM357369v1, whole genome shotgun sequence genomic window carries:
- the LOC113318895 gene encoding uncharacterized protein LOC113318895 isoform X2 has protein sequence MALISHSAQHGSYEAFRSRPLSWSKEVQLKPIVTLRMVEPSNRSASWEQCRLCIRREVKRLKVLAFKGSSQNDESGYRAKGSKVRRSSVKLSDVPHKGEETVTESPEIQDNPLSCCAGKEETLASSPAIQKLFKKWLMMLRTQSSNQISDGVFGLGPPQSGKAESQIRSQEKENGKILKAVGRYFWGLDATIKIPLLIFIPLYMAVNIKYGVEVSKELTPLWILGPVIVALYIKILRAIGSLYVFTFKQTIRIAKSVPSYYLLAYSYISQGKLKEGLRKFFWQPVEDMKNMNYKEVSQSKLKELQEWLVERFLDSREAIWPVYCRTIRFLKRAHLI, from the exons ATGGCATTGATATCTCACTCCGCACAG CATGGTTCTTATGAAGCATTCCGGTCGAGACCTCTATCATGGAGCAAAGAGGTGCAGTTAAAACCAATTGTTACTCTTCGAATGGTTGAGCCATCAAATAGGAGTGCTTCATGGGAGCAGTGCAGATTATGTATAAG GAGAGAGGTGAAGCGGCTGAAGGTATTAGCTTTTAAAGGCAGTTCCCAGAATGATGAATCAGGATATAGAGCCAAGGGATCCAAAGTCCGCAGAAGCTCTGTTAAGCTCTCTGATGTGCCACATAAGGGTGAAGAAACTGTAACAGAATCTCCTGAGATACAAGACAATCCACTCTCTTGTTGTGCGGGAAAAGAAGAGACTCTAGCAAGTTCTCCGGCCATACAGAAATTATTCAAGAAATGGCTGATGATGTTGCGCACCCAATCATCAAATCAAATAAGTGATGGAGTTTTTGGCCTTGGACCACCTCAAAGTGGAAAGGCAGAAAGTCAAATCAGGAGCCAAGAGAAGGAGAATGGGAAGATATTGAAGGCGGTTGGACGCTACTTTTGGGGACTAGACGCAACAATAAAGATCCCGCTGCTTATTTT CATCCCTTTGTACATGGCGGTAAACATAAAATACGGGGTTGAAGTCTCTAAAGAGCTAACACCGCTTTGGATCTTAGGCCCTGTGATTGTTGCTCTCTATATCAAGATACTTCGGGCTATAGGCTCTCTTTATGTTTTCACTTTCAAGCAGACGATCAGAATAGCTAAGAGTGTACCATCCTATTACCTTCTGGCTTACAGCTACATCTCTCAAGGAAAGCTCAAGGAAGGCCTTAGGAAGTTTTTCTGGCAACCTGTTGAAGATATGAAGAACATGAACTACAAAGAAGTATCACAAAGTAAACTAAAAGAGCTGCAAGAATGGTTAGTGGAGAGGTTCCTAGACTCCAGGGAAGCAATCTGGCCAGTATACTGTAGAACAATCAGATTCCTAAAAAGGGCTCATCTCATCTAG
- the LOC113318895 gene encoding uncharacterized protein LOC113318895 isoform X1, which yields MALISHSAQHGSYEAFRSRPLSWSKEVQLKPIVTLRMVEPSNRSASWEQCRLCISRREVKRLKVLAFKGSSQNDESGYRAKGSKVRRSSVKLSDVPHKGEETVTESPEIQDNPLSCCAGKEETLASSPAIQKLFKKWLMMLRTQSSNQISDGVFGLGPPQSGKAESQIRSQEKENGKILKAVGRYFWGLDATIKIPLLIFIPLYMAVNIKYGVEVSKELTPLWILGPVIVALYIKILRAIGSLYVFTFKQTIRIAKSVPSYYLLAYSYISQGKLKEGLRKFFWQPVEDMKNMNYKEVSQSKLKELQEWLVERFLDSREAIWPVYCRTIRFLKRAHLI from the exons ATGGCATTGATATCTCACTCCGCACAG CATGGTTCTTATGAAGCATTCCGGTCGAGACCTCTATCATGGAGCAAAGAGGTGCAGTTAAAACCAATTGTTACTCTTCGAATGGTTGAGCCATCAAATAGGAGTGCTTCATGGGAGCAGTGCAGATTATGTATAAG CAGGAGAGAGGTGAAGCGGCTGAAGGTATTAGCTTTTAAAGGCAGTTCCCAGAATGATGAATCAGGATATAGAGCCAAGGGATCCAAAGTCCGCAGAAGCTCTGTTAAGCTCTCTGATGTGCCACATAAGGGTGAAGAAACTGTAACAGAATCTCCTGAGATACAAGACAATCCACTCTCTTGTTGTGCGGGAAAAGAAGAGACTCTAGCAAGTTCTCCGGCCATACAGAAATTATTCAAGAAATGGCTGATGATGTTGCGCACCCAATCATCAAATCAAATAAGTGATGGAGTTTTTGGCCTTGGACCACCTCAAAGTGGAAAGGCAGAAAGTCAAATCAGGAGCCAAGAGAAGGAGAATGGGAAGATATTGAAGGCGGTTGGACGCTACTTTTGGGGACTAGACGCAACAATAAAGATCCCGCTGCTTATTTT CATCCCTTTGTACATGGCGGTAAACATAAAATACGGGGTTGAAGTCTCTAAAGAGCTAACACCGCTTTGGATCTTAGGCCCTGTGATTGTTGCTCTCTATATCAAGATACTTCGGGCTATAGGCTCTCTTTATGTTTTCACTTTCAAGCAGACGATCAGAATAGCTAAGAGTGTACCATCCTATTACCTTCTGGCTTACAGCTACATCTCTCAAGGAAAGCTCAAGGAAGGCCTTAGGAAGTTTTTCTGGCAACCTGTTGAAGATATGAAGAACATGAACTACAAAGAAGTATCACAAAGTAAACTAAAAGAGCTGCAAGAATGGTTAGTGGAGAGGTTCCTAGACTCCAGGGAAGCAATCTGGCCAGTATACTGTAGAACAATCAGATTCCTAAAAAGGGCTCATCTCATCTAG